The following nucleotide sequence is from Hippoglossus stenolepis isolate QCI-W04-F060 chromosome 18, HSTE1.2, whole genome shotgun sequence.
ACTGACAGATTGAGGGTTGAGGTTTTACCACAGACAGTTCCACAGAAGCGAGCTCATGGTTTACACTCCGACACAGAAAGAGCCTGCAGTGTATATTCTTGTGTATTCAGGGAGAAGTGCCTCTGGTAATTTGCGACATTGTTTAGATTTAGGATTCTGCTGCTGCCAGATCTTTGCCTACTTACAGAGCAGGCTGTCCTTTGGAATGTACACATGATTTTATAGTGCAGGCATGTAAGGACAGGTACGCCAAAAACATGTAAGAGACAAAAGAGGAGGGGCGGCGGAGAACCCCTCATTAATCATACAGAAATCTGTCCCTGTCACAGCAACAGCAGGAGCTTATTAATCAACCAAATTTGCTGGCttacacaaacatgcaacattaataaaagtTCCAGGTAAGGCTGAGACCCAGAGGAGAAGAGTCCACTCGCTGTGGTGTCCTGTGACAGAACGAGGCGGGGGGGGTCATGTGGGTGTGATGGACCTTTGGCAGCATTAGCCTGGTCTGAGTCAGCATGTGGCTTACAGTTTGCTTTCTCGTTACCAGTGAGGATGAAGTTGTGTGCACAGAATAACAGCACATCACTGACCATGTAGATATTAGTACTGAGGACCGGGGAGGACAAGAAGCCTATTTGGCCCGTGACAATTCATTAATCCCCTCCCCCAAACAGTGATTGTCCAATCACAGCTTAGCAACCTGGTCATGGCAGACCCGTCAAACTGTAATGCCAGCATATTAAGTTTTCTTGTTAGGTTCTATCCTTTCCGAAAACTTTTTTTGGTCAGACTTTGAATCAGTTCCCTTGTGGCTAGTCGCTGATATTTCTCAATGATGAGGGGGAGGGTGAGGATATGTTCGTTCGACCAATCAGCAGCCAGCTTAGGCTAATTTTAGCAGCTTGCTCTTTATTGGAGCAGAAATggcaccaaaaacaaaaaaaagatgcttaaatagcatttttttttaaattggaccCATCATTTCTCCAAAGAGTTGGGAACATAAAAGAAGTGAAGCAGGAGCCATGAAATCAGCTGTAAAAATGCCAGGAAAAGGCAAAGGCATCAGAGAGTGTGGCTTCCccaagaaatataaaaaggcagCTAAAAATAAACTTCCCAGGGTGTTCTGAACGTTATACAATCCCTGATAGCAAATTCAGTCCGCCAGAAATAACAGGAAAATACTCACTACTTTGACAGTATGTGCAGGGATACGACTCTCCAAACAGCTCTTCAGGTATTATTGAAGTCTCTTTGTAGTCAACAGTGGTGCGATAAACTGGTTagacacatttacattgtgtacagatttatttcttccatccatccattagctatacTGTTTTTGCGCTGAGGGAGCGAGgagacattgggtgagaggcggggtacacccttGATAAGTCGGCAGTCCGTCGCAGAGTAAGATGTATTTTACAACACCAGAATTTACCTTTGggcggcacagtggtgcagGCCCTTTCTGTGGGGGAGTTTGCATGGTCTCCCTGTACCGGTGTGGTTCTCCTGGAGGTACTCTCCTGGAGATTTGCAGAATCTAAattgtccataggtgtgaaGCTAATAGTTCAAGCGAGAGTTCGGTAGGACACTAGCAGGAAATTTCAACAAAGACTTCACCTCCCATATGTCGCAATGTATTTAATGGGCCTCACAGAGGCTGCTGTTGCCTCTTTCTTCAGAGGTACATTATCACATTCTCCTCCACCATTGCTACGTTTGTTATTGTCAGaaactctgtgctgccctctcaTGGATGTGTTTCTTAAAGCAAGGGTTGGCAATCctgaaaagctagcaagagcaggctaaaTGCAACCAGTAGAGCCCACCCTCTCCCATAGACCCTCTTGTCAAAGCTGTGCCCCTAACACACTTGAACGCACaatgactgacaactgctaggaCACATGGAATTATGTTGGCAGTGACGGCTACGTGGTTTGAAAATGGACGTATCTCTTTTTTGTATCTAAAAGCAGCATAAATGATCCTTAAGGCTGTTTATTGACGCAGAGTTCCTTGGATACAAAAGTCCCAGGCAGCAGCCGATGAGAGAAAACAGACTTGGATGAATAGTTCGCCCATAAATGTCCATTAAAGAACTTTTAACAGCTTGAGCAGATTTTTTCCAGGTGTTTTTCTGGCTGAACTGTTGCACTGCAGAAGTAGCTTTGCAGGCAGGGAAGTAAATAGAGCTGGAGAATTCTTAGAAGACAAAGGACAAAACTAGAACACATAGAAGCTTCTAAACGCTGTGTCAATAAATGCATATTAAAGCAGAAAGTGAGATATCCGGAAGGCGAACAGCAGGCTAGAAAGTAATAGTAGTCACTGTAGAAGCTGGGAATTGCAGATCTTTGCTGCATCCACTCTCAGTTTACTGTGGAGATTACAGTCCAGGATCACAGCGGGACACAAAGGCAGCTTGAATCGAGCCGCCAGTGGCTCATGCAGCAGATAAGAAAGAAGTTCAGGTCCTGGTCATGAAACCTCTTTTTCTGACAATAGTTTCATCTGTAGCTTGCGGTGTAATTATTTTATGTCGAGAAATCCCTTTAAGTTATAGTTAAAAGTCTGTAATACAGCTCCAACGCATGATTATCTTCACGATCAATTAATCTGTTGAATAAGATTATGGtctattaaaatgataatttccTGAATGCATCTGTAGTGGGAGATGCCTGCTGGGTAAAACTTTGCCTCTAGAACCTAAACTGATCAatcttccatttaaaaaaaaattacaaaaaaaacactgtacaaGGACACAAACATTAGATCATGAAgcactctgtgtttttgtttcttggtTGGATTGTGTCGTTAACATTCGGGTGTTTCATTCCACCGCCATTCAGGCCAACGCCAGTATTGTCTGTAGCGTTGACGTGGAGAAGGCGACGACATTGACGAACCCGTACGTGGATGCGATCAGGAGCTTGTGGAGCGACCCGGGGATCCAGGAATGTTACAATCGGAAGAGGGAATACCAGCTCTCGGACTCCGCCAAATAGTGAGTGTAAACAGATTCTTCAACTCCTCAGACATGGCTGAATATTTTCCACTGTTTCATCTGCCAGTTGCCTGTGTAACACTCTCAAGATGGTTCGAGATCTCTGGCTATTCCATTTAAGGTTGTTGACGAACGCAAACAACCGAAACAGGAACATCCATGATCCATATTTTATAACAAATGCCGTCTCATTGTCTCTgtgctggttttgttttcattgtcttgACTGTGCGTTGTCATCCTGTGATAACAGCTATCTGAATGACTTGGACCGAATAGCTGATACTGCTTATCTGCCAACGCAGCAGGACGTCCTGAGGGTCAGGGTGCCCACGACGGGTATTATAGAGTACCCCTTTGACCTGGAGAACGTGGTGTTCAGGTGAGTGTTTTATGCTGCTGTTAaagtttgtttatgttgtggTGGTTTTTATTATTGCAGCTGAGGCCCACGAGCAGTGAACAAAAAGGGGTATTTAAGGATAATAATATGGTGACATGTGGAGTTTAACATcactatttatttaataaaatttCTATCATGATATATTTCCTGGAGTTTAAATACATTATGTGTTTATGGATTAAATTATAATAAGGTAACAACTACCACTGGTAACACAAACACTAATCTACTACAACTATACTACTAACCACTACTACCActacatcaacaacaacacaatccaGTGAAACAAACAAGTCGCAGCAGACATTGACCTGAAATGTCCCTCTCAGTGATTGTACAACACCACCCACAACAACCTTAGCATACCCCAGGAGATAACAAGGTCATAAATACCTTAGTATAACCGATATAGTACAATCTGTACCACCTGTACTGTCACAGCATCCAACCTCATATGAGTTAGTTTAACAGCTTCGTGGAAGATAacatttgcatctgtttgtAGACATACTTGCAACAGGGCAAGTGGGGCAATGGGAGCCCATTACTTTGAAAATAACTCAGCTCAATGGGAATTATCTATATAATATTGTTTCTACACTTATTCGATGTTTTATCATGAAATTATGCACAGTCACTCATGGTCCCCAGATGATGTATCctgttgatttatttgatgAATTTATCAGATAGAACCATATGAACGTATTACACTGACCTGTTTAGTTTAATCATCCTCTCTACATCACGTACAGATAGTAAATGACCAAATACCAAACAGCACAGCCTCAGAATTTGATAAAGCTGTGTATAAATGAGCAATGCCAGAGCCCATCATCTATGGTCTGATAACAAAATAGCCTCCGGGGGTaacggccaatattttggggcctCTGGTGTAGACAGCAGAAATCCGGGCCAAGACTAGTCTGACTAGTTTCTTCAATCACAAGAGTCGAACGtgtctccacacaaaacacaattagcATCACTCTTTGTTGGTGCTtcaggtccagatgacattttggctaatctgttccacctcttttgctctccacgtGGAATGTTTACCTGCGGGCAGCCAAAGCCTGCACAAAGGTGATTGGttaaactagaaacagaaaccaggagGATTCTGGCTACAGACTCTCTTCCCTCGCCTGCCGATTCTGCATATATAGATTAGTAAATGAGTAATATGATGACTTTTGTTATTGGCTGTAGGATGGTGGACGTGGGTGGCCAGCGTTCGGAGAGAAGGAAGTGGATCCACTGTTTTGAGAAAGTCACGTCGATCATGTTCCTGGTGGCGCTCAGCGAGTATGACCAGGTCCTCATCGAGTCGGCCAACGAGGTACAATGCTGCCATCACAAGGACATCTCTTACTATATATCCCCTGTTAGTGTGCACATGGAAAAGAAAGGGgctcaaaagaaagaaataggaaaacagagagacatTGTTCCCTTTGTTTAAAGACGAAGCTGTTAGGTGGAGATGATAACCTAGATTTCCACAGAGTCCAGCACTATTCCAGTTTCCCCCTCTCCCTGTATCCATTTCTCTTCCCTTtctattttttctctctctttctctggtcACAATGACAGACCGACCCTCCttgtgtgtcagtgcatgtcgttcacctgcagggggagctgttTAGTTGCTCTGTTCAGCCGAGTGCAGCTCTCAGCCTGGCTTGTTCACTCGATGAGATTATTACAGCCAGGCTGAATTTGCTTGCACAGGCAATCACTGCTGAAGTGTTGCTCTCCGGCACTACGTCTGATTTTATATTGCTGCTCACGCTGagatgtctgtgtctgtgtgaatttCAAAGAACCGAATGGAGGAAAGCATGGCCTTGTTCCGGACCATCATAACCTACAAGTGGTTCAAAGACTCCTCAGTCATCTTGTTCCTCAACAAGATCGATTTACTGGAGGAGAAAATCATGTATTCACATTTGGTCGACTACTTCCCTGAATACGATGGTAAGAGGAGACGGTCAATTCTCGACAAAATCAAATTGTcttatttttaaaagctgctttcagacatgaacactgGAGATGAGAGCCACTCGTCCAGACATTTTTctagagtttgtctttcacatatgaagaacgcagcaggggTTTGTCCGAGTCAGACAAGTTGTCAGCATCatctacatgtatgacacctcttttacatcctcagatatttgttatatatatatatatatattgtttattgtttttttccagttttgtgttAGAAGCATTAACAACTTGCCCACTCCATTGCAGTGAATTCTTCAGACATTTTCAAGCTGTATTCCctcatgggctcactcggacattttactaggggggGCTGGCAGAAACTGACTCTGACTCTTGTGTTCTTACATTCAGCCTCTCCGTATGATTTCAGGAGACTGTCCGGAGtccagttcatgtctgaaagcaacaaTAGTCTCATTTGAATGTTCTGCAATCATCTGTTATCTCAGTGCTGCTCTGAGCTTTTATCGAACTGCAGAAATAAGCCGGTGATTATAATGTGTTCTCTTTGCCCTCCGTCTCTTTCCACCAGGTCCCCAGAGGGATgtcaaagcaggaaaagaaTTCATCTTAGACATGTTTGTCAGCCTCAATCCAGTCGAGAAAAAAATCATCTACTCCCACTTCACTTGcgccacagacacagacaacatTCGCTTTGTGTTCCGCGCGGTGAAGGACCACATCCTGCAGGAAAACCTGGAAGTCTACAACCTGGTTTGAAAAAAACGTCAGGGTCCAATCGGCTCCACGCGGCCGGCAGTCAGGAGAGCTCTGCGGTGATTCAGTTTGCCCCACGCTGCTACTGAACACTATAATCCAACACAGGAAATCGAGAAGCTATATAGAGCTTGTCGCCAAATGACTGTACTACTGATGTATTTCAAAATTTTCCTGTGAGGCTCTTTGACAAATGGACGTCTCCAGCTATAATGAAGCGTGTCCTGACAATTAAAGGGCCTCCTTAGCGAGGAGTCTTATTATTGTGCGCACTCTTGAAACGTATGGAGCTCTTTGTGAACGTTGTTGAAGAACAGTAACGGTACGAATGCACATTGATGGATTGAGAGAGGGGAGTATTTCAGTGGCCTCAAAAGCCTCTGAGGACCAGTAATGTACGAGGTCTGTCCTTCAGGGAATCTGTGGAAGTGGATGTAGACTAACTGCAATGCAGCACCTCACATCACTAACCCGAGTTGGtcatagtttatttttttaagttaaacGTACGAAACAGTGTGAAATACTCTAAATGCTTAGTTTGTATCAGGACTCAATGATAAAACGAGTCAAACACTAATGACAATTATTTTATCAGAGATATTGATTTGCACACTTGTTCCTTTTGTAGCATTAGCGTCGTAGCGTTAGCTgaccgtctgtgtgtgtgtgtgtgtgtgtgtacctcaatTCATTGATTATGATATTCACTCTGGCATTGTTCAGTGTTAAACCACTTGGTGGTTAAAccactttgttttttgtgagCACAGCTTtggtatattttttataatttaaccCACATTTCAAAAGAGACATCCGCATTCCTTCTTTGAGTCTTCTATCAAAAGCTATAGAATAAAGAGATCAGGGACtatttgtttggattttaaGTAGTCATTGTTGCCTTTAAAATCATCTGCTATAATGTCTCTCGCTCCATTGTTTATTTGAATGCATGGTGTAAATATTGCATGGTACAGTATTTTCATAGATAGTGCGCTTCAAAGTGTTAAAATGCTCTCTGCTGAAGAGAGAAGAACCTCGGAGGCATTCAACCAGTACTTTTGATATTAATTCATATACTTTTGAAGATATCaaatgcatgaataaaaaaatcgTATCAAAGCGTATCCGCTGCAGGTTTACACGACCCCCTTTCCTTcttgttaaaaaataattactGTCTAATTTGCACGGTTTCTTTGTCACTGAGATGTCTTAACAAACAAGTCttggtgtttttttgtaatctggataaataaacagacatttttttctgttcatttgcTGCTCAGATTGTTTGTTTGCTCATCGCACCTTTCGTTTGCCCATTCAAGTGTTTATCTCCCTGGCCGCTCGGAGTCCGGCTCCAGATGTCGGTTGGAAAATCCTCCTCCGTGATGCATCCATCTGGCCGGAGCCCGCAGCAGCACTTATGTTAGAGGTCCATATTTTTGTACTGTTGTGCACAGTGGTTTATATGGGGTGGCAAAGCCCATTTATTTCTGGAGGAGGACAGGCGCTGAATGCAACATGGCAGCAGTACATGGCACTAGTGATGTGCAGCGATGGTTGAAGGGGTGAGGAGGCTGCTGGCCACATGGTCCTTGGTGGTCCGGTTCCCATTGTTATCACTGCAGACTCAAACCTGTCCTGAATCAATCTATCTTTCAACAGTCCAGCCCCATTACCTAATATACTATAATAATTACTGGGGCTGAGACAATTACTTTCACTACTgattaatcaaacattttcttgacttatcattattttgtctgtaaaatgtcagaaaatatgatttttccAGAGAGAATCCTCATATTCAAGAATCTTTTGAAATGCttgattaaaaatgaatcaaaagaTTAGATGGATATCAAAATGCAGAAGTTACCCATTAAGTTGCAACCCAAACATTTGAGTGTACTGTACACAGTGAACAttgtctgattattttcttttttaaatcaatgaatTGTTTACTCTATAAACCCCTAAAATATTCAATTTGGTAATGTATAAAAAGAGTAAAGCCAAAGTTGTTTGAAAAGCTTGTTGTaatcttttgtctttgttgcatGAGAATTGCCTTAAAGAGTCATTTAACTCCACTTGTGGTCCCTCTAGTGGTAACACGTCAccctgctgcagtgatgtacGGGCGCGCCACATAGACTGTGTAAAAAGATACACATCCCATCTCCACTTCCCCCCACTATCCAgaactgaagccaaaacattgcagatacaaacgctgccatcttgcacatttggagtcgGAGTCTGGGCAGTAGGGATCAGGGCATGGAGCCTTTTTACAGACAGTCGATGGTGCAGggggaagttagaaaactgtgtCCATCCTATCTGGATTAtttgcagtgaagattttatagtcgATGTTTTGCACAAAATGAAACTGAACCCGCCTGTCAATTCAGTGTTTACTATTATTGAACACATTGTGTGTCCAAATTGCTTTGCACTTTCTCAGGCAATCATAATAATACGATAGTCATGCCAAGCATTAAGTCAATAAGATGAAGGGTTGGTGAgcattccacagacagacagacagacagacagacagacacttgGGGAATAACTAGGTAGATGTCATTATATAGACTTTATCTCAGCACCCTTAACTCTGTCTAACTTCCAGAGTCCCTGCTCCATGACGTTTCTTCCCCTCCTGCCTCATTGTGGGGTAAAGAGTTTCAAATTCAGAGGCACATGGGAGTATGTGCACCTGTAAGTAGATACACATGatctgaccacacacacacacacacctacacttGCATTGGCTCCGAGTGAGAACCGGCCcaacctccctcctcctcctcccgtgcACAGCAGGAATGTGAAATGCACCTGAACTCgttcctgcaggaggaagagtgagTAAAGTATGTcgccaaccaaccaacccacctGTTCCGGGACATGAGTTCCCATGGTAGGACTGAGGAAGACCATTATACCATTCATACCTCTAACTCCACTTCCCCTGTGGCGTTGGTTGATCATAAAAAACTGAAGCAGCCGGTAGAAGTTGGACAACAATGGAGTGCTGCATGTCTGCCGAGGacgcagagagacacaggataCACAGATCAATAGAGCAACAGCTCCGTCGTGATGAGAAAAAGTCTTGCCGGGAGtttaagctgctgctgttagGTGAGTGTCTGTAGAGGTTAGTGGCGATTACACATGTTCACTGTGTGCCAGATcatttgtaaaaacacatgtttaccCACTGCCATTCTTAACAGTGGCAATCCAAATGATTCAATACAAAGACTCTGACTTTTAATCAGTCAATATTAtgctgaaaagtgaaaaaatacacCTAATTATATGTACACTTGTATATTTTTCCAATGTGACATATTAGTCACATCAttgtaaaacagaaacaaacctgTTCAAGCAGACCTTCCTGTAATGATGATTCATTCACACGTCATTGTGATTTGGTGACACATAAATCAGCCCAACTGTATTTAGTTTGTTACTATGTGAAGTTTCATGGCGTATATTTGAGAtaaactgctgttgttttttatgagtttagatatattataaatatttaatcaatttggttagtatttgtatttctttctaACGATACCTTAAATTTGTGTGGGGGCTGCAacctttgttatttttaatcagtcacaaaatcaatcaatcaatagtTTCATGTGAAAATTCTTTGATATTTTATGGTCAAAACTACAAATTGATTAAAATTCTGAAGATAaattgataattaaaataattatgagCTACAATCCTAACATTTCCTAGTGATGCTTTGAGCTGACTGAATGCCAACATCGGCATGATAATAAGCTCACAATGActatgctaacatgctaatgttaAGCGGGCATAATGTTCACCATCTTACTTAAGTATATCAGaggctgttttatttataaaagtataaaaggtCAAATTCTATTCATTTTATGTTGATGGCACTAGATTACAAAGGAAACAATCATCAATACCTTGGTAATTCAATTTGAAGGGACCAAATTTGTCTGTGCCAAATTTCATCAAAACTCATCAAAGTCAAAGTATTGTCAACGTTATAAGAATTCATCTTTTGGTCACTGAGAAAATCTGCTCAAAATTTCCGGGAAATTCATCAAAtaattgttgagatatttcaccaTAACCAAAAGtgtcatcctctggggaccatgatcCACCTAAAGGTTTTGGAGATAATTCAGTCTGGACGCAGGCAGTGGACCGACCAACTAATAGATATTATCATGACCTAACGCCACACAAAAAAGGAGCGTCTTTGTGGAGACAGATGGTGGACAGCTTGTAGTAGAAACTAGTTTCAGTTATTGTTTGCAGATTGTGACCAactatcattttatttatttaaaagattgTGAGTTGAATGTATCAATTCAACAGGGAGGACGAAAGTATTTGAATCAATAGATAGCGAGGctatgtttttgtgtgcacTGTTCCTTTAAAACAGTGGCAGGTTATCCTTTGCATTCTTCAAATAGTTGGTGAAACCCTGATGAGTCAGCGGCTTGAT
It contains:
- the LOC118125521 gene encoding guanine nucleotide-binding protein G(q) subunit alpha, coding for MILCSVGACCLSPEAKEARRINDEIERQLRRDKKDARREFKLLLLGTGESGKSTFIKQMRIIHGRGYTEEDKRGFTRLVYQNIFTAMQAMIQAMNTLRIPYKYEHNKANASIVCSVDVEKATTLTNPYVDAIRSLWSDPGIQECYNRKREYQLSDSAKYYLNDLDRIADTAYLPTQQDVLRVRVPTTGIIEYPFDLENVVFRMVDVGGQRSERRKWIHCFEKVTSIMFLVALSEYDQVLIESANENRMEESMALFRTIITYKWFKDSSVILFLNKIDLLEEKIMYSHLVDYFPEYDGPQRDVKAGKEFILDMFVSLNPVEKKIIYSHFTCATDTDNIRFVFRAVKDHILQENLEVYNLV